In one window of Candidatus Omnitrophota bacterium DNA:
- a CDS encoding response regulator encodes MPKKILIVDDDAGICNSLAILLRGEGYCVDEVTDSGAAALLIKKDKYDLCLFDYKMKGLSGIDLLNMTKEINPQSAVFIISGMLDLEELCAKERNAGLIAAVISKPFDVETLLQRIAAAVK; translated from the coding sequence ATGCCTAAAAAAATTCTCATAGTCGACGATGATGCAGGGATATGTAATTCTTTGGCCATTCTTTTGCGTGGCGAGGGGTATTGTGTCGATGAGGTAACGGATAGCGGGGCAGCAGCGCTTCTTATTAAGAAAGATAAATATGATTTATGCCTTTTCGATTATAAGATGAAAGGCTTGAGTGGAATAGATTTGTTGAACATGACAAAAGAAATCAATCCCCAGTCTGCGGTATTTATTATTTCTGGAATGCTGGATCTCGAAGAGTTATGCGCTAAAGAAAGAAATGCCGGTTTGATAGCTGCCGTGATCAGCAAGCCCTTTGACGTAGAGACTCTGTTGCAAAGAATAGCTGCCGCTGTTAAGTGA
- a CDS encoding glucoamylase family protein has protein sequence MPLKMRLGAFLDWNRIVEEEPLRAELLSIEQLKTHAKKLAQGHPVSYKKGRNRILLRLKNNEKVLAKIHELLNESGKPKRKISLAGEWLLDNYYLIEEQIRLAQKYLPKNYIHELPHLLQGQFAGYPRVYELAMELVSHGDGRLDSRGLEEFVAAYQTVSHLKLGELWAIPIMLRLALIENLRRVSSRLIVAKEERDKANYWATRILEVLAENTDGVIFEIAAMSRANLTLSDDFVAEFIRRLHGQSQVLNLPFTWLEKKLLEQGETIDRIIRATGQKEAADQVSIANTIGSLRLLEITDWHDFVEELSVVEKVLGQDPSGDYRRMSFATRDRYRHVVEKLSLRSKLGEEEIAARVLRIAHTAKTEKGPRHVTAHVGFYLIDRGLELFCRELGLRLSFRQYLQAKKTFWPSVLFFGSIIFMTLALTAGILHWMQMAVVLSWPWLVLFGISLLITTSQTAVALVNWFSMMLVSPQDLPRMDFSEGIPAHAHTLAVVPCLISDARTVDVLLKGLEVRYLANIDAHTEFALLTDFCDAKQETTPEDEALLAQLIDGIEQLNDKYRRQKDHVFYLLHRPRRWNEREKVWMGYERKRGKLGDLNAFLRGKGKDRFSVIIGDPQGLQDVKYVITLDADTRMPRNAVRELAGVIAHPLNRPVYDEKKQRVVSGYGILQPRVESSYPGDNPSLFVKIFGGETGIDPYTKAVSDVYQDLFFEGSFIGKGLYDVDAFEISMQDRFPESFILSHDLLEGCYARSGLVTDIQFYEGYPSGYLQDSSRRHRWIRGDWQIFPWLFASVPGPRGTRVRNPISFLSQWKIVDNLRRSLVPLATVLLLVSGWMFFRPSWMWSAFVVALLGFPIVPMSLAEAVRKSKDLAFRTHVRLVLSSFKKSALRFFFSLVFLLHESFYSLDAIVRTLWRMFVSRRRLLEWRTLLEARASLPNHILGCYRSMPLEPVAAVLLLGCSAFLFPHFDGTALIFLSLWFVSPAAVYVISRPSSPRKIMLSKTQSSFLRILARRTWAFFENFVTEKDHWLPPDNFQEEPVSVLAHRTSPTNIGLSLLANLTAYDFCYISMGMMFNRTEKTFDTLNLMEKYRRHFYNWYDTETLKPLMPLYISSVDSGNLAGHLMVLRSGLAEMNSQKIVSTKIFDGLEDTLEILHQSLAGLEKSEKSGVAGSLRLVFERIGQFQEKTKSSPACLSEIYTLLRQLSTDISKVLSGLDQKHYEQSKKWARAFERQCYDFLEDMSFIAPWILVAPEIPGMWDGGDEPQRERLVQLREALRYLDEIPALGEVARLEQKLVPLIEEITGAMPVTDDASKRAQEWFLKFRDTIKDAGTRSAERIKAIDYIVLRCSEISSIEYEFLYDKSTHLLSIGYNVSEHKVDRGCYDLLASEARFCSFVAIAQGRMPQDHWFKLGRMIAKFEGDPVLVSWGGSMFEYLMPLLVMSTYEGSLLDQTYKAAVSGQILYGAKNNIPWGISESAYNKIDANMVYQYHSFGVPGMGFKRGLADDLVVAPYASMLALMVEPEKACENLERLSAEGAGGVYGLYEAIDYTAARLAPDETRAIVKCYMAHHQGMSLLALSSVLLGRPMQRRFLAEPMFKSAEFLLQERVPTAEPFLYDFEVTGMLRKSGDRETLLRVFTTSQTPVPEVHPISNGRYQVMVNNAGGGYSRWQNIAVTRWSEDPALDNDGTFIYLRDVASGQFWSSAYQPTQKRPKNYEALFSQAWVEFKRQDHQIETHTEITVSPEDDIELRRVTISNRSAGRRVIEVTSYAEVVLNDPASDQAHRAFSNLFVQTEIIRSHQAILCRRRPRSDKEAFPWMFHLMAVHGNAVMGASYETDRSKFIGRGRTVTDPVAMEGLGRLSDSEGSVLDPIVSIRSRIELAPDESAVIDYVTGMCESQEAARAFIEKYRDRNLADRVFNLAWIHAQVGLQQINVTEAAAQLYGRLSSAIVYANPAWRANASILQRNNRGQSDLWGHSISGDLPIVLVRIENQDNLDLIVQMMQAHAYWRLKGLTVDLVIWNEDSSIYRDSLGERISGLIAANAKEREDQKGGVFLRRADQMSEEDRILIQTVARIIISDRRGTLGEQVADMTQPKVNFLPFVPTRKDDPEEAAQGPVERSDLIHFNGVGGFTGDGREYVIMTSRSKTTPAPWVNVLANRHFGTVVSESGSAYTWSENAHEFRLTPWKNDPVSDASGEAIYIRDDESGRFWSPTPLPAKGQTGYTSRHGFGYSVFEHTENGIVSELTVFVSLENCVKFSHCKIRNISGRRRRLSVTAYCELVMGTFRDKYHTHILTEIDPKSGALLARNPYNKEFPNRAVFLDVSEQTRFVTGDRIEFIGRNGTMASPSVMRRDRLSGKVGAGIDPCVATQVKFELEDGQQKEVVFTFGSGRTADEARDLVRRFGGIEAARQELGRVWEYWKRTLGVVYVETPDVSINFLVNGWLQYQVLACRLMGRSGFYQSGGAFGFRDQLQDVMALIHSKPDMIRGQLLTFAAHQFVEGDVQHWWHPPSGRGVRSRCSDDYLWLPFVTCLYVKEIGDSGVLDERIGFLEGPLVNPGEESYYDMPRTSARAGTLYEHCVLSVKRGLRFGVHGLPLMGSGDWNDGMNLVGHEGKGESVWLAFFLFDVLKSMAVLAAQHEDKAFSELCAGEAGKLARNIEEHAWDGEWYRRAYFDNGDPLGSSLNSECRIDSIPQSWAVLSGAAQPERARKAMDQVDRQLVDRKHALVRLFDPPFKKNLPSPGYIKGYVPGVRENGGQYTHAAVWAAIAFTVLGDKKRAWELLDMINPVHHSDTADKCAVYKVEPFVMAADVYASPGLAGRGGWTWYTGSAGWMYQLIVKHLLGIRLKVDRLCFEPCLPAGWSAWKLHYRYRETFYHIVFLRSGPSDQVISVSVDGVEQGEKVLRLIDDRVEHFAEVKIG, from the coding sequence TTGCCTCTTAAAATGCGTCTCGGCGCCTTTCTGGATTGGAACAGGATCGTCGAGGAAGAGCCCCTCCGGGCTGAGCTTCTCAGCATTGAGCAGCTCAAGACGCATGCGAAAAAACTGGCCCAAGGGCACCCGGTCAGTTACAAAAAGGGGCGGAACAGGATTTTGCTCCGTTTGAAGAACAATGAAAAGGTCCTTGCGAAGATCCATGAACTCCTCAATGAGAGCGGCAAACCCAAACGCAAGATCTCGCTGGCCGGGGAATGGCTGCTCGATAACTATTACCTCATTGAAGAGCAGATAAGGCTTGCCCAAAAATACCTTCCGAAAAATTACATTCATGAATTACCCCACCTGTTGCAGGGCCAGTTTGCCGGTTATCCGCGTGTTTATGAGCTTGCCATGGAGCTTGTTTCTCATGGCGATGGACGGTTGGATAGCCGGGGGCTTGAGGAGTTTGTCGCGGCCTATCAAACCGTCAGTCATTTGAAGCTTGGCGAATTGTGGGCCATTCCCATCATGTTGAGATTAGCGCTTATTGAGAACTTAAGGCGCGTGTCTTCCCGTTTGATTGTCGCAAAAGAGGAAAGAGATAAGGCGAATTATTGGGCGACGCGGATCCTGGAAGTTTTGGCCGAAAACACTGATGGGGTGATCTTTGAGATTGCGGCGATGTCCAGGGCGAACCTGACGCTTTCCGACGACTTTGTCGCGGAATTTATACGGCGTTTGCATGGTCAAAGCCAGGTGCTCAATCTTCCGTTTACCTGGCTGGAAAAGAAGCTTTTGGAGCAAGGCGAGACCATCGATCGGATCATCCGGGCGACCGGCCAAAAAGAGGCGGCTGACCAGGTCTCGATCGCGAATACGATCGGGAGCCTGCGTCTTCTGGAGATCACGGATTGGCATGATTTTGTCGAAGAGCTCAGCGTTGTCGAAAAGGTTTTGGGCCAGGACCCGTCGGGGGACTACCGCCGGATGTCGTTCGCGACCCGTGACCGTTACCGGCATGTCGTTGAGAAGCTTTCCCTGAGAAGCAAGCTCGGAGAAGAAGAGATCGCCGCGCGCGTGCTGCGGATCGCGCATACGGCGAAAACGGAAAAAGGCCCCCGCCACGTCACGGCGCATGTGGGGTTTTACCTTATCGACAGGGGATTGGAGCTTTTTTGCCGCGAATTGGGCCTGCGCTTATCGTTCCGCCAGTATTTACAGGCAAAGAAAACTTTTTGGCCGTCTGTCCTCTTTTTCGGTTCGATTATTTTTATGACCCTCGCTCTGACCGCAGGTATTCTGCACTGGATGCAGATGGCGGTGGTGTTGAGCTGGCCGTGGCTTGTTTTGTTTGGAATATCGCTTCTCATTACGACAAGCCAGACAGCGGTCGCGCTGGTGAACTGGTTTTCCATGATGCTTGTGAGTCCCCAGGACCTTCCCCGGATGGATTTCTCAGAAGGAATTCCCGCCCACGCCCATACGCTCGCCGTGGTCCCTTGCCTGATCAGTGACGCCAGGACGGTCGACGTGCTGCTCAAAGGGCTGGAGGTCCGCTATCTCGCGAATATTGACGCGCATACGGAGTTTGCGCTCTTAACGGATTTTTGTGATGCAAAGCAGGAGACGACGCCTGAGGATGAAGCGCTTCTTGCGCAGCTTATCGACGGGATCGAACAGCTGAATGACAAATACCGCCGGCAGAAAGACCATGTTTTCTATCTCCTTCACCGGCCTCGCCGGTGGAATGAAAGAGAAAAGGTGTGGATGGGGTATGAACGCAAGCGGGGCAAGCTCGGAGATTTGAACGCATTCCTTCGCGGAAAAGGCAAGGACCGGTTCAGCGTGATCATCGGGGATCCGCAGGGGCTTCAGGACGTAAAATATGTCATTACGCTGGACGCGGACACCCGGATGCCCCGGAACGCGGTGCGAGAGCTCGCGGGGGTCATCGCGCATCCTTTGAACCGGCCGGTTTATGACGAAAAAAAGCAACGGGTCGTTTCCGGATACGGGATCCTTCAGCCCCGGGTTGAGTCCAGCTATCCCGGAGATAATCCTTCGTTGTTCGTGAAGATCTTCGGAGGGGAGACCGGGATCGATCCTTATACCAAAGCGGTGTCCGATGTTTACCAGGATCTTTTTTTCGAAGGGTCTTTTATCGGAAAAGGGCTTTATGACGTGGATGCGTTCGAAATATCCATGCAGGACCGTTTTCCGGAAAGTTTTATCTTGAGCCATGATCTTTTGGAGGGGTGTTACGCCCGGTCGGGGCTTGTGACGGATATCCAATTCTACGAGGGATATCCTTCGGGGTATCTTCAGGACTCGAGCCGGAGGCACCGTTGGATCCGCGGGGACTGGCAGATCTTTCCCTGGCTGTTCGCCTCGGTCCCCGGGCCCAGAGGGACAAGAGTCAGAAATCCGATCTCCTTTCTGTCGCAATGGAAGATAGTGGATAACTTGAGGCGCAGCCTCGTTCCTTTGGCGACAGTTCTGCTGCTTGTATCCGGATGGATGTTTTTCCGGCCGTCCTGGATGTGGTCGGCTTTCGTCGTCGCTCTGCTTGGTTTTCCCATCGTGCCGATGTCCCTGGCGGAGGCCGTGAGAAAATCCAAGGACCTGGCCTTTAGGACCCATGTTCGATTGGTGTTGTCCTCATTTAAGAAGAGCGCGCTCCGGTTCTTCTTTTCGCTTGTTTTTTTGCTGCACGAGTCGTTCTATTCTTTGGACGCGATCGTGCGGACTTTGTGGAGAATGTTCGTGTCAAGGAGGCGTTTGCTGGAATGGAGGACCCTGCTCGAAGCGAGAGCCTCCTTGCCGAATCATATCTTAGGCTGCTACCGGAGCATGCCGCTCGAACCGGTTGCCGCCGTTCTGCTGCTGGGGTGTTCGGCTTTTTTGTTCCCGCATTTCGACGGAACGGCCCTGATCTTTTTAAGCTTGTGGTTCGTTTCTCCCGCGGCGGTTTATGTGATCAGCCGGCCCTCTTCGCCCCGGAAGATCATGCTTTCTAAAACGCAGAGTTCTTTTCTTCGGATCCTTGCCCGGAGGACTTGGGCGTTTTTTGAGAACTTCGTGACGGAGAAGGACCACTGGTTGCCGCCGGACAATTTCCAGGAAGAGCCCGTCAGCGTTTTGGCTCACAGGACTTCGCCGACGAATATCGGCCTGTCGCTTCTCGCGAATTTGACGGCCTATGATTTTTGCTACATTTCAATGGGGATGATGTTCAACCGGACAGAAAAAACTTTTGACACCCTGAACCTTATGGAAAAGTACCGGAGGCATTTTTATAACTGGTACGACACGGAGACACTTAAGCCTTTGATGCCTCTTTATATTTCATCGGTGGACAGCGGAAACCTGGCCGGGCACTTGATGGTCCTGCGCTCGGGGCTCGCGGAAATGAACTCTCAGAAGATCGTCTCCACCAAGATATTTGATGGGCTTGAAGATACCCTGGAGATCCTGCATCAAAGTCTCGCGGGCCTTGAGAAAAGCGAAAAGAGCGGTGTTGCCGGATCTCTTCGGCTGGTTTTTGAAAGGATCGGGCAATTTCAAGAAAAGACCAAATCTTCCCCCGCGTGTCTTTCGGAGATCTATACGCTTTTGCGCCAGCTTTCAACGGATATTTCAAAGGTCCTTTCGGGCTTGGATCAAAAACATTATGAGCAAAGTAAAAAATGGGCCCGAGCCTTCGAACGGCAGTGTTACGATTTTCTGGAGGACATGTCTTTTATCGCGCCCTGGATCCTGGTGGCGCCGGAAATTCCGGGGATGTGGGACGGGGGGGACGAGCCCCAGCGGGAGCGCCTTGTTCAGCTCCGGGAGGCGCTGCGGTATCTGGACGAGATCCCGGCCCTTGGTGAAGTCGCGAGACTCGAGCAAAAGCTGGTCCCGCTTATTGAGGAGATCACGGGCGCCATGCCGGTCACGGATGACGCGTCAAAAAGGGCCCAGGAATGGTTTCTAAAATTTCGCGATACGATCAAAGATGCCGGGACGCGGTCCGCCGAAAGGATCAAGGCGATCGATTATATCGTGTTGCGGTGCAGCGAAATTTCCAGTATCGAATATGAATTTCTGTATGACAAGAGCACGCATCTTCTCTCTATTGGATACAATGTCAGCGAGCACAAGGTGGATCGCGGCTGTTACGACCTGCTGGCGTCCGAGGCCCGGTTTTGCAGTTTTGTCGCGATCGCCCAGGGGAGAATGCCTCAGGATCATTGGTTCAAGCTCGGCCGGATGATCGCAAAGTTCGAGGGAGATCCTGTCCTGGTCTCTTGGGGCGGGTCGATGTTCGAATATCTCATGCCTCTTTTGGTGATGTCGACTTATGAAGGCAGTCTGCTGGATCAGACCTACAAGGCCGCGGTCAGCGGTCAGATCCTGTATGGGGCCAAGAATAATATCCCCTGGGGGATCTCCGAGTCCGCCTACAATAAGATCGACGCGAACATGGTCTATCAGTATCACTCGTTTGGAGTCCCCGGCATGGGTTTCAAACGGGGCCTCGCGGATGATCTGGTCGTGGCCCCCTATGCCTCGATGCTGGCCTTGATGGTGGAGCCGGAAAAAGCCTGCGAGAATCTCGAGCGGTTATCCGCGGAAGGAGCCGGAGGGGTTTACGGCCTTTACGAGGCGATCGATTACACGGCCGCGCGCCTTGCTCCGGACGAAACCCGGGCGATCGTAAAATGCTACATGGCGCATCATCAGGGCATGAGTTTGCTGGCTCTCTCCTCAGTGCTTCTGGGCCGCCCGATGCAAAGACGTTTTCTTGCGGAGCCGATGTTCAAATCGGCTGAATTCCTTCTCCAGGAACGGGTCCCGACGGCCGAGCCGTTCCTTTATGATTTTGAAGTCACCGGAATGCTTAGAAAATCCGGCGACCGGGAAACCCTTTTGCGGGTCTTTACGACTTCTCAAACTCCGGTGCCTGAAGTCCATCCGATTTCAAACGGCCGGTACCAGGTGATGGTCAACAACGCCGGAGGAGGCTACAGCCGCTGGCAAAATATCGCCGTGACGCGGTGGAGCGAGGACCCGGCCCTGGACAATGACGGGACCTTCATTTATCTCCGGGATGTGGCGTCCGGCCAGTTCTGGTCCTCGGCGTATCAGCCAACACAAAAAAGACCCAAGAACTATGAAGCCTTGTTTTCCCAGGCCTGGGTGGAGTTCAAGCGGCAGGACCATCAGATCGAGACGCATACGGAGATCACGGTTTCTCCGGAAGATGACATCGAATTGCGCCGGGTGACGATCAGCAACCGGTCCGCCGGCCGGCGGGTCATCGAAGTGACCAGTTACGCGGAGGTCGTCTTAAATGATCCCGCCAGTGACCAAGCCCACCGGGCCTTTAGCAATCTGTTCGTTCAGACCGAAATTATCCGGTCTCACCAGGCGATCCTTTGCCGGCGGCGGCCGCGCTCCGACAAAGAAGCGTTCCCCTGGATGTTTCACCTGATGGCGGTCCATGGGAATGCGGTCATGGGCGCTTCCTATGAAACGGACCGCAGTAAGTTCATTGGACGGGGCCGCACGGTGACCGATCCCGTGGCGATGGAGGGGCTCGGCCGGCTTTCGGACAGTGAGGGTTCTGTCCTGGACCCGATCGTTTCGATACGAAGCCGGATCGAACTGGCGCCCGATGAATCGGCCGTGATCGATTATGTGACCGGAATGTGCGAGAGCCAGGAAGCGGCGCGAGCGTTCATAGAAAAATACCGGGACAGAAATCTCGCCGACCGTGTTTTTAACTTGGCCTGGATCCACGCGCAGGTTGGCTTGCAGCAGATCAATGTCACGGAAGCGGCCGCCCAGCTCTACGGCCGTCTATCAAGCGCCATTGTGTACGCGAATCCTGCGTGGCGGGCGAACGCGAGTATTTTGCAGCGGAATAACCGGGGCCAGTCCGATCTTTGGGGACACAGTATCTCGGGGGACCTTCCGATCGTTCTCGTCCGCATCGAAAATCAGGACAATCTCGATCTCATCGTGCAGATGATGCAGGCCCATGCCTATTGGCGCTTGAAAGGTCTCACGGTCGATCTGGTTATATGGAATGAAGACAGTTCCATTTATCGCGACAGTCTGGGGGAGAGGATCAGCGGGTTGATCGCAGCGAATGCCAAAGAACGAGAGGACCAAAAAGGCGGTGTCTTCTTAAGGCGCGCCGATCAGATGTCGGAGGAGGACCGGATCCTCATTCAAACGGTCGCGCGGATCATTATTTCGGATCGCCGGGGTACGCTGGGGGAGCAGGTGGCGGATATGACACAGCCCAAGGTGAACTTTCTGCCGTTCGTTCCAACCAGGAAAGATGATCCGGAAGAAGCGGCCCAAGGTCCCGTGGAGCGCTCCGACCTTATTCATTTTAATGGTGTGGGAGGGTTTACCGGGGATGGCCGGGAATATGTGATCATGACTTCGAGATCGAAAACCACCCCCGCCCCGTGGGTCAATGTGCTGGCGAACCGACATTTTGGCACGGTGGTTTCCGAAAGCGGCAGTGCCTACACCTGGAGCGAGAACGCGCACGAGTTTCGTTTAACGCCCTGGAAGAACGATCCCGTTTCGGATGCTTCCGGCGAGGCGATCTATATTCGCGATGACGAGAGCGGGAGATTCTGGTCTCCGACCCCGCTTCCCGCGAAGGGGCAGACCGGTTACACCTCGCGCCATGGCTTCGGGTACAGCGTTTTTGAACATACCGAGAACGGGATCGTTTCAGAATTGACGGTATTCGTTTCCCTGGAGAATTGCGTCAAATTTTCGCACTGCAAGATCAGGAATATTTCCGGGCGGCGGAGGCGTCTTTCCGTGACGGCGTACTGTGAGCTGGTTATGGGGACATTTCGGGATAAATACCACACGCATATCCTGACCGAGATCGATCCTAAAAGCGGTGCCTTGCTGGCCCGCAATCCTTATAACAAGGAATTTCCGAATCGGGCTGTTTTCTTGGATGTCAGTGAACAGACGCGGTTCGTGACGGGGGACCGGATCGAATTTATCGGGAGGAACGGGACGATGGCCTCGCCTTCCGTGATGCGCCGGGACAGGCTTTCCGGAAAAGTGGGCGCGGGGATCGATCCCTGCGTTGCCACGCAGGTCAAATTTGAACTTGAGGACGGCCAGCAGAAAGAGGTCGTTTTTACTTTTGGGTCCGGGAGAACGGCGGATGAGGCGCGGGACCTCGTTCGGCGTTTTGGCGGTATTGAGGCGGCGCGCCAGGAACTGGGAAGGGTGTGGGAATACTGGAAACGCACCCTGGGTGTTGTGTATGTGGAAACGCCGGATGTCTCGATCAATTTTCTCGTGAACGGATGGCTGCAATATCAGGTCCTGGCCTGCCGTCTCATGGGGCGAAGCGGTTTTTATCAATCCGGAGGGGCTTTCGGTTTCCGGGACCAACTCCAGGATGTGATGGCGCTGATCCATTCGAAACCGGACATGATCCGGGGGCAATTGCTGACCTTTGCCGCGCACCAGTTTGTGGAGGGAGATGTGCAGCACTGGTGGCACCCGCCTTCGGGCCGCGGGGTCAGGAGCCGCTGTTCGGATGATTATTTATGGCTTCCGTTTGTGACCTGCCTGTATGTCAAAGAGATCGGGGATAGCGGGGTCCTTGATGAAAGGATAGGGTTCCTGGAAGGGCCCTTGGTCAATCCGGGAGAAGAATCTTACTACGATATGCCGAGAACCTCTGCCCGTGCCGGGACCCTTTATGAACATTGTGTTTTAAGCGTGAAAAGGGGGCTGCGGTTCGGTGTCCATGGCCTTCCGCTTATGGGAAGCGGGGACTGGAATGACGGGATGAATCTCGTCGGACACGAAGGAAAAGGTGAAAGTGTCTGGTTGGCTTTTTTTCTTTTTGATGTTCTTAAGTCGATGGCGGTCTTGGCCGCTCAGCATGAGGACAAGGCTTTTTCGGAGCTCTGTGCTGGGGAGGCCGGGAAACTCGCCAGGAATATTGAAGAGCATGCCTGGGACGGCGAGTGGTATCGCCGGGCCTATTTTGACAACGGGGACCCCCTGGGTTCTTCCCTGAACAGCGAATGCCGGATCGATTCGATCCCGCAATCCTGGGCGGTTCTTTCCGGCGCGGCTCAGCCGGAGCGGGCCCGAAAGGCCATGGATCAGGTGGACCGGCAGCTTGTCGACCGGAAACATGCGCTCGTGAGATTGTTTGACCCTCCTTTTAAAAAGAATCTCCCCAGTCCGGGATACATCAAAGGCTATGTCCCCGGGGTGCGGGAGAACGGGGGACAGTACACGCATGCCGCGGTCTGGGCGGCGATCGCGTTCACGGTCTTAGGGGACAAAAAGCGGGCTTGGGAGTTGCTCGATATGATCAATCCCGTGCATCATTCCGATACCGCGGATAAGTGCGCCGTTTACAAAGTGGAACCGTTTGTGATGGCCGCAGATGTTTATGCCTCTCCTGGTCTTGCAGGGCGCGGAGGATGGACCTGGTACACCGGATCCGCGGGTTGGATGTATCAGCTTATCGTGAAGCATTTGCTGGGGATCCGGTTGAAAGTGGACAGGCTCTGTTTCGAGCCGTGCCTTCCCGCGGGTTGGTCCGCTTGGAAGCTCCATTACCGGTACCGGGAAACCTTCTATCACATTGTTTTCCTCCGGTCGGGACCATCGGATCAGGTGATTTCCGTGAGCGTAGACGGCGTTGAGCAGGGAGAGAAGGTCTTGCGGCTTATCGATGACCGGGTAGAGCATTTTGCGGAGGTGAAGATTGGATGA